From Streptomyces sp. TLI_053, a single genomic window includes:
- a CDS encoding oxygenase MpaB family protein: MQRYDWLKKIQRMDPETEFTEIYRISSWYEFPWDYNQSLSFALYRTYAVPSIGGLLATTGEFTRRTQKRYDDTVLILEAVLEHGFDSSQGREAIRRMNGMHRRYDISDADYHYVLSTFVVTPKRWMDDYGWRRLSPHEIRASVNYYRELGRHMGLTGLPATFEEFERLLDGYEREHFAFDEGGRAVSDSTLGLMASWYPAPLRSSMRLSSLCLLDDPLREAFGYPAPSAPLRRAVRTGMRLRGRFVRLLPPRRRPHLGRDGWQVRSYPGYPYGYRISELGTFEDAAPSGGGCPFPHAAADGKGPRTDDTP, from the coding sequence GTGCAGCGATACGACTGGCTGAAGAAGATTCAGCGCATGGACCCGGAGACCGAGTTCACCGAGATCTACCGGATCAGCAGCTGGTACGAGTTCCCGTGGGACTACAACCAGTCGCTCAGCTTCGCGCTGTACCGCACCTACGCGGTGCCCAGCATCGGCGGACTGCTGGCCACCACCGGCGAGTTCACCCGGCGCACGCAGAAGCGCTACGACGACACGGTGCTGATCCTGGAGGCGGTGCTCGAGCACGGATTCGACTCCTCGCAGGGCCGCGAGGCGATCCGCCGGATGAACGGGATGCACCGCCGGTACGACATCTCCGACGCCGACTACCACTACGTGCTGTCCACGTTCGTGGTGACGCCCAAGCGCTGGATGGACGACTACGGCTGGCGGCGGCTCTCCCCGCACGAGATCCGGGCGAGCGTCAACTACTACCGGGAGCTGGGCCGCCACATGGGCCTGACCGGCCTCCCGGCGACCTTCGAGGAGTTCGAGCGGCTGCTCGACGGCTACGAGCGCGAGCACTTCGCCTTCGACGAGGGCGGCCGGGCCGTCTCCGACTCGACGCTCGGCCTGATGGCCTCCTGGTACCCGGCACCGCTGCGGTCCTCGATGCGGCTCTCCTCGCTCTGCCTGCTCGACGACCCGCTGCGCGAGGCCTTCGGCTACCCGGCCCCCTCGGCGCCGCTGCGGCGCGCCGTGCGCACGGGGATGCGGCTGCGGGGCCGCTTCGTCCGCCTCCTCCCGCCGCGCCGCCGACCGCACCTGGGCCGGGACGGGTGGCAGGTGCGGAGCTATCCCGGCTACCCGTACGGCTACCGGATCAGCGAGCTGGGCACCTTCGAGGACGCCGCCCCCTCCGGTGGCGGCTGCCCCTTCCCGCACGCGGCGGCGGACGGGAAGGGGCCCCGGACGGACGACACGCCCTGA
- a CDS encoding YciI family protein, whose product MLLMQFSKKDVDFPKVEDWPLEDVRVHVQYMRDLNAELAGTGELVDAQGLDVPETARIVRAQGGGLPVVTDGPFAESKEWVAGWWIVDCGSRERAVEVAAKVSAAPGPEGKPLGMPVEVRRIMSEPPVEV is encoded by the coding sequence ATGCTGCTGATGCAGTTCAGCAAGAAGGACGTCGACTTCCCGAAGGTCGAGGACTGGCCGCTGGAGGACGTCCGGGTGCACGTCCAGTACATGCGGGACCTGAACGCCGAGCTGGCCGGCACCGGCGAACTCGTCGACGCCCAGGGCCTGGACGTGCCGGAGACCGCCCGGATCGTCCGCGCGCAGGGCGGCGGCCTGCCGGTGGTGACCGACGGGCCGTTCGCGGAGAGCAAGGAGTGGGTGGCCGGCTGGTGGATCGTGGACTGCGGCAGCCGGGAGCGGGCGGTCGAGGTCGCGGCCAAGGTCTCGGCCGCCCCGGGGCCGGAGGGGAAGCCGCTCGGCATGCCGGTCGAAGTGCGCCGGATCATGTCGGAGCCGCCGGTGGAGGTGTGA